In Polyodon spathula isolate WHYD16114869_AA chromosome 11, ASM1765450v1, whole genome shotgun sequence, one genomic interval encodes:
- the LOC121323651 gene encoding death-associated protein-like 1 has translation MVQLSKAGVNENPSLKAGHPPAGKAVGKRAAKKGGEENVPSEKEAKRPTAEKRSTAVLSRMQSISILLAGTLDKLSCEFPAATASVACNKPRPAVEKLHTPKKLYLIQQPRKC, from the exons ATGGTGCAATTATCGAAAGCTGGAGTCAACGAGAATCCGTCTCTGAAAGCTGGACACCCTCCTGCAG GAAAGGCTGTAGGAAAAAGAGCGGCTAAAAAAGGTGGTGAAGAAAATGTTCCTTCTGAAAAAGAGGCCAAGAGACCTACAGCAGAAAAGAG GTCCACTGCAGTGCTTTCCAGAATGCAGTCGATCAGTATTCTTCTAGCTGGTACTCTTGATAAG TTAAGTTGTGAATTTCCAGCTGCAACAGCAAGTGTTGCATGTAACAAGCCCAGACCTGCAGTTGAAAAGCTGCACACACCGAAGAAACTGTACCTCATTCAACAGCCCCGCAAGTGTTGA